The DNA window AACATATGAATCTGCACTGGAACTCAACAAATTAAGACAAAAAAGAGGCTTAAAACCAATCGAAATTGTAAAAATCGAATGTGTTATGGCAGAGGATTCCTTGCCGATATCATCCACCCGTATCATGCGCGGTGAGATTGATATACATGGGAATTTAAAATATTAATGTGCAAGTAATTTTAATAGCAATTAAAACTAAATGGTTCATTATGGCAGGAAGAGAATTTACACAAAAAGATATTGACATTTTCAACAAACTGGCACCTGAATCAGGAGGAAGTGTCACATCAGAATGGGGACATACTTATCCATTTATATTGAGACCGATTTCTCATAAGTTTGTAGAGTCATCAGAGGACTTTAAACAACGAATTGATCGCTTAACACCAGATGAACTTGATTATCTGGTGGAACTTGCTCTTGATAACAAGGAAGATATCAGGTCAATGGAACCGGAAGATATAGAAGTCCTGATGGATATGATATCTGAAAAAATATCTGATGAACGGGCAAAACAACTAAAACAGCATCTTGGAATTGTTTAAACTGGATTTGATTACAATGCAGAACAATTTGTTGTTTGGGACAGCAGGGACACCTCATGGAACCAAAAAGAAGGGAAGTGTCAGAGGTGTGGAGTATGTATCTGAAATCGGACTCGACTGTATGGAACTTGAATTTGTTCGCGGAGTCCGTATGAAAGAGGACAAGGCACAATCTGTTAATGTAACAGCCAGAAACTCCAGTGTGGCTTTAAGTGTACATGCACCCTATTATATCAATCTCAATTCTGCTGAACAGAAAAAAATAGATGACAGTGTTGAGCGGATTTACCAGTCAGCAAGTATCGGTTCTTTATGCGGAGCGGAATCTATTGTATTCCATCCCGCTTATTATCATAAAGATACCAGTGATAGAGTATATTCCAGAGTCCACAACCTATTAAATGATTTATCATCAAGACTGGAGGAAGATGATATCCCTGTAGTACTTCGACCCGAGACAACCGGTAAAGGTACTCAATTTGGTAATCTGGATGAAATCTTAAGCCTTAGCAGTGAAATGGAAAAAGTTCAACCCTGTATCGATTTTTCGCACCTTCATGCAAGAACTAACGGTGGCATGAATTCATTTGATGAGTTT is part of the Methanohalobium evestigatum Z-7303 genome and encodes:
- a CDS encoding TIM barrel protein, yielding MQNNLLFGTAGTPHGTKKKGSVRGVEYVSEIGLDCMELEFVRGVRMKEDKAQSVNVTARNSSVALSVHAPYYINLNSAEQKKIDDSVERIYQSASIGSLCGAESIVFHPAYYHKDTSDRVYSRVHNLLNDLSSRLEEDDIPVVLRPETTGKGTQFGNLDEILSLSSEMEKVQPCIDFSHLHARTNGGMNSFDEFKSVLSKIEDILGKEGLNNMHAHVSGIEYNSKGERNHVNLEESDFNYMQLLQAFNEFEVGGLVICESPNLEEDALLLKNSYFSLD